The Thomasclavelia ramosa DSM 1402 genome includes a region encoding these proteins:
- a CDS encoding glycoside hydrolase family 25 protein has product MTTHGIDVSQYQGVIDWEIVQDRVDFAILRCGFGQDRTDQDDRLFKRNADECTRLGIPFGVYLYSYAKNSSDARGEAQHVLRLVKNYKMAYPVYYDLEDNNTTGKQSNDVIANIAKTFADELEANGYYVGMYASLYWWNTKLTDPIFDNYTRWVANYAAELNYDKPYDMWQYSSTGWVQGVPTIVDMNYCYADFPAIIKRAGKNNFDIDTAVEQYKLGDTVRFSYVFLTSESSNPLRPYRNVGKITRIVKNTRNPYLIGNDQGWVNDQVIEGRVSYLSNPNYVGDSLVGALQQINVDTSFENRQHLAKLNGITNYVGSAAQNLQLLQLLKEGKLIS; this is encoded by the coding sequence ATGACGACACATGGAATTGATGTCTCACAATATCAGGGGGTAATTGATTGGGAAATTGTTCAAGATCGAGTTGATTTTGCAATTCTTAGATGTGGTTTTGGTCAAGATCGAACAGATCAAGATGATCGTTTGTTTAAAAGAAATGCAGACGAGTGTACACGATTAGGAATACCGTTTGGTGTTTACTTATATTCATATGCTAAAAATAGTAGTGATGCTAGAGGGGAAGCACAACATGTTTTACGTCTAGTGAAAAACTATAAGATGGCATATCCAGTGTATTATGATTTAGAAGATAATAATACGACTGGAAAGCAATCAAATGATGTGATTGCAAATATCGCTAAAACATTTGCTGATGAATTAGAAGCCAATGGATATTATGTTGGGATGTATGCTTCACTATACTGGTGGAACACTAAATTAACGGATCCGATTTTTGATAATTATACACGGTGGGTTGCTAACTATGCTGCTGAGTTAAATTATGATAAACCGTATGATATGTGGCAATATAGTTCGACTGGATGGGTTCAAGGGGTACCAACAATTGTTGATATGAATTATTGTTATGCTGATTTTCCAGCTATTATTAAACGTGCAGGTAAGAATAATTTTGATATTGATACAGCAGTGGAACAATATAAATTAGGTGATACAGTAAGATTTAGCTATGTCTTTTTAACTAGTGAATCTTCTAATCCGTTACGGCCATATCGTAATGTTGGAAAGATAACTCGAATTGTAAAAAATACTCGAAATCCTTATTTAATAGGTAATGATCAAGGCTGGGTCAATGACCAGGTAATTGAAGGTAGGGTAAGCTATTTGTCAAATCCTAATTATGTTGGAGATAGTTTAGTTGGAGCCCTTCAGCAAATTAATGTTGATACAAGTTTTGAAAATCGTCAACATTTAGCAAAACTTAATGGAATTACTAATTATGTAGGTAGTGCGGCGCAAAATTTACAATTATTGCAATTATTAAAAGAAGGAAAACTAATTAGTTAG
- a CDS encoding ferritin-like domain-containing protein: MDTKVNKPYPEIKVTVPNETYGLMILDNVGGMNSETSAICQYIYNHSIAGEDFLELKKTFLNISMVEMHHLDIFMTLALELGLDPRWWSCLNDQCTYWSPSYLNYPNSLEEVLKTAIDAEYQAIDKYMYQASIIKDPYIVAILNRIIEDEELHIKVLKEWETKLVR, translated from the coding sequence ATGGATACTAAAGTAAATAAGCCTTACCCCGAAATAAAAGTAACTGTGCCAAATGAAACTTATGGTTTAATGATCCTTGATAATGTCGGTGGGATGAATTCTGAAACATCTGCAATTTGTCAATATATTTATAACCATAGTATTGCTGGCGAAGATTTTTTAGAACTAAAAAAAACATTTTTAAATATTTCTATGGTCGAGATGCATCATTTAGACATCTTCATGACCCTTGCCTTAGAATTAGGTTTAGACCCCCGCTGGTGGAGCTGTCTAAATGATCAATGTACTTATTGGTCACCATCATATTTAAATTATCCTAATTCACTAGAGGAAGTACTAAAAACAGCAATAGACGCTGAATATCAGGCAATTGATAAGTATATGTATCAAGCTAGCATCATCAAAGATCCCTATATTGTTGCGATTTTAAATCGAATCATTGAAGATGAAGAACTGCATATCAAGGTTTTAAAAGAATGGGAAACTAAATTAGTTAGATAA
- a CDS encoding alpha/beta fold hydrolase yields the protein MFYLKSSDNAKLAVEDINPAHQKTVVLVHGWPICQEMYEYQKDILNDCRYRIISYDIRGLGMSQVMGRGYDYDQLAIDLHSVLITLNVHNVTLVGFSMGGAICVRYMSKFGKERVSKLVLAGAAVPSYTRTIHNPEGQSIDAVNQLIEQCYTNRPKMVHDFGQNVFALNHGSEFMNWFTSICLKGSGIGTIQTAISLRDEDVYQDLFEIKVTTLIMHGVLDKICPFSFALIMHECIEDSILCKFEYSGHGIFYDERERFNQVLIDFIEQ from the coding sequence GTGTTTTATCTAAAATCATCAGATAATGCCAAATTAGCGGTAGAGGATATTAATCCAGCTCATCAAAAGACAGTAGTTTTAGTGCATGGCTGGCCAATTTGCCAAGAAATGTATGAATATCAAAAAGATATTTTAAACGATTGTCGATACCGCATCATTAGTTATGATATTCGTGGATTAGGAATGTCACAAGTTATGGGCAGGGGCTATGATTATGACCAATTAGCGATAGATCTGCATAGTGTTTTAATAACCTTAAATGTCCATAATGTGACATTAGTAGGATTTTCAATGGGTGGGGCGATTTGTGTTCGTTATATGAGTAAATTTGGAAAAGAACGAGTAAGTAAACTAGTTTTGGCTGGTGCTGCAGTGCCTTCATATACTCGTACAATTCATAATCCCGAAGGACAAAGTATCGATGCGGTAAATCAACTGATTGAGCAGTGTTATACTAATCGACCTAAAATGGTTCATGATTTCGGACAAAATGTTTTTGCATTAAATCATGGCAGTGAATTTATGAACTGGTTTACATCAATTTGTTTAAAGGGATCAGGAATAGGAACGATCCAAACAGCAATTTCTTTACGAGATGAAGATGTGTATCAAGATTTGTTTGAGATTAAGGTCACTACTTTAATCATGCATGGAGTGCTTGATAAAATTTGTCCTTTTTCGTTTGCTTTAATCATGCATGAATGTATAGAAGATTCGATTTTATGCAAGTTTGAATATAGTGGACATGGGATTTTTTATGATGAACGAGAACGTTTTAATCAAGTATTAATTGATTTTATTGAACAATAA
- a CDS encoding GNAT family N-acetyltransferase: MKLRLTTTNDLTAVMTIINQAKVYFKEQGINQWQDGYPDELTIINDISRHEAYVLEDNGEIVATAMISKELEPSYNYIEGKWLQDNAYIVVHRIAIRNDQKGKGLAKIIIDEGLKLYPKKPSIRMDTHDDNLSMQRFLIKYGFEYCGTIYLENKETRRAYEKIL, translated from the coding sequence ATGAAATTAAGATTAACTACTACTAATGATTTAACCGCTGTCATGACAATTATCAATCAAGCTAAAGTATATTTTAAAGAGCAAGGAATCAACCAATGGCAAGATGGTTATCCTGATGAATTAACTATTATTAATGATATTAGCCGCCATGAAGCTTATGTGCTTGAAGATAACGGAGAAATAGTCGCAACTGCGATGATCTCTAAAGAGCTTGAACCTAGTTATAATTATATAGAAGGGAAATGGCTTCAAGATAATGCATACATTGTAGTTCATCGCATCGCGATACGAAATGATCAAAAAGGTAAAGGCTTGGCAAAAATCATTATTGATGAAGGATTAAAACTTTATCCTAAAAAACCAAGTATCCGTATGGATACTCATGATGATAATCTTTCGATGCAGCGTTTCTTGATTAAATATGGATTTGAATATTGTGGCACTATTTATTTAGAAAATAAAGAAACTCGACGAGCATATGAAAAAATTCTTTAA
- a CDS encoding HD domain-containing protein, with protein MIDLKNAKRLFDEYVANYDKDNPKVALKIEHTYRVMEASKNVAVSLGLDQDEIDLASLIGLLHDIGRFEQLKRYNCFIDSKTIDHALLGVQILFDDNLISKFDIDQKDYPLIYKAIFNHNKYKIAEGLSEHEMLHCKIIRDADKIDIFKTGLLETFEAFLDAGQEILENDIITESIYETFMNSESILSTTRKTDLDRWVSFLALIFDLNYQYSCNYVYQQDYITKLVKRLNYQNSDTFKKMLNIMNHANEYLKEKSDLNN; from the coding sequence ATGATAGATTTAAAAAATGCTAAAAGATTGTTTGATGAATATGTAGCGAATTATGATAAAGATAATCCTAAAGTTGCCTTAAAGATAGAACATACTTATCGTGTTATGGAGGCCTCAAAAAATGTTGCAGTGAGTCTCGGGTTAGATCAAGATGAAATAGACTTAGCATCATTAATTGGATTATTACATGATATTGGGAGATTTGAACAATTAAAACGTTATAATTGTTTTATTGATAGTAAAACAATTGATCATGCATTATTAGGTGTTCAAATTTTATTTGATGATAATTTAATTAGTAAATTTGATATTGATCAAAAAGATTATCCACTGATCTACAAAGCTATTTTTAATCATAATAAATATAAAATTGCTGAGGGATTAAGTGAACATGAGATGCTCCACTGTAAAATAATTCGTGATGCTGACAAAATCGATATCTTTAAAACAGGTTTGTTAGAAACGTTCGAAGCATTTTTGGATGCTGGACAAGAGATTTTAGAAAATGACATCATTACTGAATCGATATATGAAACATTTATGAATAGTGAATCAATTCTTAGTACCACTCGTAAAACTGACTTGGATCGCTGGGTATCCTTTTTGGCCTTGATATTTGATTTGAATTATCAGTATAGTTGTAATTATGTTTATCAACAAGATTATATTACAAAATTAGTTAAACGACTTAATTATCAAAATAGTGATACTTTTAAGAAGATGTTAAATATAATGAACCATGCTAATGAATATTTAAAAGAAAAGAGTGATCTTAATAATTAA
- a CDS encoding SPL family radical SAM protein: protein MKIPEIKAKTIIQNKADKNHFWFGFDYNMNLYQGCHHGCIYCDSRSDCYQISNFDQIKVKHNVLTLLSKELCSKKRKGVIAIGAMSDPYNHYEQQLKITHQALKIIKQTNFGVMITTKSHTLINDLELIKQINDKQSVLICMTITCGDDSLAKLIEPNVSISSKRFETIKQLRQHNIYAGVLMTPILPFINDTPENIREIIYRAHLANASFVYPMFGVTLRDHQRDYFYTQLDHLFPGCKERYIKQFGNTYLCNSPRLYELKNIFIEECHKYNIIYKMEDIINGYKQTASSEQLSLF, encoded by the coding sequence ATGAAAATACCCGAAATAAAAGCTAAGACAATCATTCAAAACAAAGCCGATAAAAATCATTTTTGGTTTGGTTTTGACTACAACATGAATCTCTACCAAGGATGTCATCACGGTTGTATTTATTGTGACAGTCGTAGTGATTGTTATCAAATCTCAAACTTTGATCAAATTAAAGTAAAACATAACGTACTCACCCTACTTTCTAAAGAACTTTGTTCTAAAAAAAGAAAAGGGGTGATTGCAATTGGAGCCATGTCTGATCCCTATAATCATTATGAACAACAATTAAAGATAACTCATCAAGCTTTAAAAATAATAAAGCAAACCAATTTTGGTGTAATGATAACGACTAAAAGTCATACGCTCATTAACGATCTTGAACTCATAAAACAAATTAATGATAAACAATCTGTCCTAATTTGTATGACCATTACTTGTGGTGATGATTCATTAGCAAAATTGATCGAACCAAATGTTTCAATTTCATCAAAACGATTTGAAACAATTAAACAATTACGCCAACACAATATTTATGCTGGGGTTTTAATGACACCGATTTTGCCATTTATTAACGATACCCCTGAAAATATTCGAGAAATCATCTATCGCGCACATTTAGCCAATGCCAGCTTTGTTTATCCTATGTTTGGTGTGACTTTACGAGATCATCAACGTGATTATTTCTATACGCAGCTAGATCATTTATTTCCCGGCTGTAAGGAACGCTATATAAAACAATTCGGTAATACTTATTTATGCAACAGCCCACGACTTTATGAATTAAAAAATATATTTATTGAAGAATGTCACAAATATAATATCATTTATAAGATGGAAGATATTATAAATGGTTATAAACAAACTGCATCATCGGAACAATTGAGTTTATTTTAA
- the acpP gene encoding acyl carrier protein: MEFEKVKEIIVDSLSCDEDAVTLEANLKEDLDADSLDAVELIMAVEEEFDIEIPDDKAAEIKTVQDIVDYIKENA, from the coding sequence GTGGAATTTGAAAAAGTAAAAGAAATAATTGTTGATTCTTTAAGCTGTGATGAAGATGCAGTAACTTTAGAAGCTAACTTAAAAGAAGACTTAGATGCAGATTCATTAGATGCAGTTGAATTAATCATGGCAGTTGAAGAAGAATTTGATATTGAAATCCCTGATGATAAAGCAGCTGAAATTAAAACAGTTCAAGATATCGTAGATTATATCAAAGAAAATGCATAA
- the accB gene encoding acetyl-CoA carboxylase biotin carboxyl carrier protein yields the protein MKIDLVKQLINEFENSEVFKMKVEIDDIKLELEKTPVAPVNVVSTPVVSAPTPTLAPVEQVAANEPAITGTPVKSPIVGVYYASSSPTAKPYVEVGTKVKAGQVLCIVEAMKVMNEIKAPIDGTVTSIMANTEDLVEFDQVLMIIEG from the coding sequence ATGAAAATAGATTTAGTAAAGCAACTTATAAATGAATTTGAAAACTCAGAAGTTTTTAAAATGAAAGTAGAGATAGATGATATTAAATTAGAATTAGAAAAAACGCCAGTAGCACCGGTAAATGTTGTAAGTACACCGGTAGTTTCTGCTCCAACGCCTACTTTAGCGCCAGTGGAGCAAGTAGCAGCTAATGAACCAGCAATCACCGGAACACCGGTTAAATCACCAATTGTTGGGGTTTATTATGCATCTAGTTCACCAACTGCTAAACCGTATGTAGAAGTAGGCACTAAAGTAAAAGCAGGACAGGTGTTGTGTATTGTTGAAGCAATGAAGGTAATGAATGAAATTAAAGCTCCAATTGATGGAACAGTAACATCAATCATGGCAAATACTGAAGATTTAGTTGAATTTGATCAAGTGTTAATGATCATTGAAGGGTAG
- a CDS encoding acetyl-CoA carboxylase biotin carboxylase subunit, which translates to MFKRILIANRGEIAVRIIRTCQELGIEAVAVYSNVDSTSLHVQLADHAVCIGPAKAADSYLNMKNILSVATALGCDAIHPGFGFLSENSTFARLVEECGITFIGPSGDVIDMMGNKSMARQKMIEAGVPVVPGSDGSVNTLQEAKEVANQIGYPVLIKASAGGGGRGMRKAFSEEEFDDAYLTAKAEAKACFGDDDMYLEKLILNPKHIEFQILADNYGNVIHLGERDCSIQRRNQKMIEEAPSKALTPLLRQKMGEDAVKAAKGAGYRNAGTIEYVLDQDGNYYFIEMNTRIQVEHPITEMVTGVDLIREQIRIAANQKLTYKQSDIHLNGHAIECRINAENPREGFRPCPGTVNSVHLPGGLGVRIDTTLYQGYKVSSHYDSMIAKVIVHGSNRLEAIRRMRRVLAELVIDGIDTNQELQYLILHTGEYVKGNFDTSFIENNLDKLVG; encoded by the coding sequence ATGTTTAAGCGAATTTTAATTGCCAACCGTGGCGAAATCGCGGTAAGAATAATTCGAACATGCCAAGAATTAGGAATTGAAGCAGTTGCTGTTTATTCAAATGTTGATAGTACTTCATTGCATGTGCAATTGGCTGATCATGCGGTATGTATAGGTCCTGCCAAGGCAGCGGATAGTTATTTAAATATGAAAAATATTTTAAGTGTAGCGACTGCACTAGGTTGTGATGCAATTCATCCAGGATTTGGCTTTTTATCAGAAAACTCAACTTTTGCTCGTTTAGTAGAAGAATGTGGAATAACTTTTATTGGGCCTAGTGGCGATGTTATTGATATGATGGGAAATAAAAGTATGGCCCGTCAAAAAATGATTGAAGCAGGTGTGCCGGTAGTTCCTGGGAGTGATGGGAGTGTAAATACTTTACAAGAAGCTAAAGAAGTTGCAAATCAAATTGGTTATCCAGTTTTAATTAAAGCCTCAGCAGGTGGTGGTGGTCGTGGAATGCGAAAAGCCTTTAGCGAAGAAGAATTTGATGATGCTTATTTAACTGCTAAAGCAGAAGCTAAAGCATGTTTTGGTGATGATGATATGTATTTAGAAAAATTAATTTTAAATCCTAAACATATTGAATTTCAAATTTTAGCCGATAATTATGGAAATGTTATTCATTTAGGAGAACGCGATTGTTCTATTCAACGACGCAATCAGAAGATGATTGAAGAGGCACCAAGTAAAGCCTTAACACCGCTGCTCCGACAAAAAATGGGGGAAGATGCAGTTAAAGCGGCTAAAGGAGCAGGTTATCGCAATGCAGGAACGATTGAATATGTTTTAGATCAAGATGGAAATTATTATTTTATTGAAATGAATACTCGAATTCAAGTTGAGCATCCAATTACTGAAATGGTGACCGGGGTAGATTTAATTAGGGAACAGATTAGAATTGCCGCAAATCAAAAATTAACTTATAAACAAAGTGATATTCATTTAAATGGACATGCGATTGAATGCCGAATCAATGCTGAAAATCCACGTGAGGGATTCAGACCGTGTCCGGGAACTGTTAATAGTGTTCATTTACCAGGAGGTTTAGGGGTGAGAATTGATACAACTTTATATCAGGGGTATAAAGTTTCATCACATTATGATTCCATGATTGCTAAAGTTATTGTTCATGGTTCTAATCGCTTAGAAGCAATTAGAAGAATGCGTAGAGTTTTAGCTGAATTAGTTATTGACGGAATTGATACTAACCAAGAATTACAATATTTGATTTTACATACGGGAGAGTATGTAAAAGGAAATTTTGATACAAGTTTTATTGAAAATAACTTAGATAAGTTGGTGGGATAA
- the accD gene encoding acetyl-CoA carboxylase, carboxyltransferase subunit beta: MEELFKARKEKLNLFKSIRNKMQDKKRIDVPDGLYTKCDSCGESILSEDLKESYYVCPKCGAHLKMRAYTRLNLLYDGGKYKELYKSIKSNDPLMFPGYKEKLVKLEETTNLDEAVVCATGRIDGRKVVVCVMDSRFLMGSMSGAVGEKITRAIEHATKRKCPIIIFTTSGGARMQEGIISLMQMAKTSAALAKHHEAGLLYISYITHPTTGGVTASFAMLGDIIIGEPKALIGFAGPRVIESTIKQKLPEGFQRTEFMQDQGFIDMIVERSKMRETIIKLLKMHSRGAQ, from the coding sequence ATGGAAGAGTTATTTAAGGCACGAAAAGAAAAATTGAATTTATTTAAATCTATTCGTAATAAAATGCAAGATAAAAAAAGAATTGATGTACCCGATGGTTTATATACAAAGTGTGATTCTTGCGGAGAGTCGATTTTAAGTGAAGATTTGAAAGAAAGTTATTATGTTTGTCCTAAATGTGGAGCACATTTAAAGATGCGGGCATACACGCGATTAAATCTTTTGTATGATGGGGGAAAATATAAAGAATTATATAAAAGTATTAAATCAAATGATCCATTAATGTTTCCTGGTTATAAAGAAAAATTAGTAAAATTAGAAGAAACAACAAATCTTGACGAAGCGGTTGTTTGTGCTACAGGAAGAATTGATGGAAGAAAAGTTGTTGTTTGTGTGATGGATTCTCGTTTTTTAATGGGGAGTATGTCAGGTGCTGTCGGAGAAAAGATTACTAGAGCAATTGAACATGCGACAAAACGCAAATGTCCAATCATTATTTTTACAACTTCTGGGGGAGCTAGAATGCAAGAGGGAATTATTTCACTAATGCAAATGGCTAAAACTAGTGCTGCTCTAGCCAAACATCATGAAGCCGGATTGTTATATATTTCGTATATTACTCATCCTACTACTGGTGGAGTTACTGCTTCTTTTGCCATGCTTGGGGACATTATTATTGGGGAACCTAAAGCATTAATCGGATTTGCGGGACCAAGAGTAATTGAATCAACAATTAAACAAAAATTACCCGAAGGTTTTCAAAGAACCGAGTTTATGCAAGATCAAGGATTTATTGATATGATCGTAGAACGTTCTAAAATGCGTGAAACGATTATCAAATTATTAAAAATGCATAGCAGGGGGGCGCAATAA
- a CDS encoding acetyl-CoA carboxylase carboxyltransferase subunit alpha produces the protein MSLQEKEIKIKEIELELLKLKDDQEIDHTLQIQDLENTKAKIEAEAYQDISAYDRVYLARKADRPNVREYIDNLFDDFIELHGDRLYKDDGSIVGGLAMFNNIPCTVIGHLKGRTLEENLHCNFGMSSPEGYRKAMRLMKQAEKFNRPIVTFVDTPGAYPGLKAEKHGIGEAIARNLMEMSQLTVPIIVIVIGEGGSGGALALSVGDRMVMLENSVYSVLSPEGFASILWKDKDGSRVHEAAELMKLTANDLYEMKIIDKIIKEPRGGITKNREYVYKRLRIYLRNTLEELMKLSKTSLVNKRYNKFREMGRITND, from the coding sequence ATGTCACTGCAAGAAAAAGAAATAAAAATTAAAGAAATAGAATTAGAGTTATTAAAATTAAAGGATGACCAAGAGATTGACCACACTTTACAAATTCAAGATTTAGAAAATACAAAAGCAAAAATTGAAGCTGAAGCATATCAGGATATTAGTGCTTATGATCGAGTTTATCTTGCTCGTAAAGCTGACCGTCCTAATGTCCGTGAATATATTGATAATTTATTTGATGATTTTATTGAATTACATGGGGACCGTCTTTACAAAGATGATGGTTCAATTGTCGGTGGATTAGCAATGTTTAATAATATTCCCTGTACTGTAATTGGACATTTAAAAGGACGAACTTTAGAGGAAAATCTACACTGTAATTTTGGAATGTCTTCACCAGAAGGGTATCGTAAAGCGATGCGTTTGATGAAACAGGCGGAAAAATTTAATCGACCAATTGTTACATTTGTAGATACACCAGGTGCTTATCCGGGTTTAAAAGCTGAAAAACATGGAATCGGTGAAGCAATTGCGCGTAATCTAATGGAAATGTCACAGCTGACGGTGCCTATTATTGTGATTGTAATCGGTGAAGGCGGCAGTGGTGGAGCTTTGGCACTAAGTGTTGGAGATCGTATGGTAATGCTTGAAAATAGTGTTTATTCGGTTTTATCACCAGAAGGCTTTGCATCAATCTTATGGAAAGATAAAGATGGTTCAAGAGTTCATGAAGCTGCAGAGCTAATGAAATTGACTGCAAATGATTTATATGAAATGAAGATCATTGATAAGATCATCAAAGAACCTCGAGGTGGAATTACAAAGAACCGCGAATATGTATACAAACGTTTAAGAATCTATCTTCGAAATACTCTTGAAGAATTGATGAAATTATCAAAAACATCATTAGTAAATAAACGTTACAATAAATTTAGAGAAATGGGTCGAATTACGAATGACTAA
- a CDS encoding MarR family winged helix-turn-helix transcriptional regulator produces MTNRDILNRELINQLFVRLFNQILDIETQYMVGHGVEDLSLSELHIIDAISSLSNPTMSTIASQATLTNGTITTAIKKLEAKGYVKRRKDDNDRRIIRVELTAKGNRVCKVHRDFHEEMVSRVCEDSHVLDDELLIKSLQQLLYFFEDIKEKY; encoded by the coding sequence ATGACTAATCGCGATATTTTAAATCGAGAATTAATTAATCAACTGTTTGTAAGACTGTTTAATCAAATTTTGGATATTGAAACCCAATATATGGTAGGACATGGAGTGGAAGATTTAAGTTTATCAGAACTGCATATTATCGATGCAATCAGTTCGCTTTCAAATCCCACGATGTCAACAATTGCTTCTCAGGCGACTTTAACTAATGGAACAATTACGACAGCAATAAAAAAGCTCGAAGCTAAGGGATACGTAAAACGTCGTAAAGATGATAATGATCGACGCATTATTCGTGTAGAGCTGACAGCTAAAGGCAATCGTGTTTGCAAAGTACATCGAGACTTTCACGAAGAGATGGTAAGTCGTGTCTGTGAAGATAGTCATGTTCTTGATGATGAGTTACTGATTAAATCATTACAACAGTTATTGTATTTCTTTGAAGATATCAAAGAAAAATATTAG
- a CDS encoding beta-ketoacyl-ACP synthase III yields the protein MSGLKILSTGYYAPQKVLDNFDLEKVVETSDEWIVSRTGIKRRHIAENESCVELGYQAALKAVEKIDKSKIGLIICATMTPDYFTPSTACLIQERLGLNDQEVMCFDLNAACSGFVYALTVAQALLQNMEDKYALVIGSEEISKIMDFKDRNTCVLFGDGAGALVVGNGDGIFASYSNSAGNLEALKAPAISKSNQDHYLTMAGQEVFKFAIKVIPESINAILEKTNLTLDEIDYVVCHQANYRIIKNVYKKMKSSEDKFYMNLQEYGNTSAASIPLALGEMNEKGMLRPGDKIICVGFGGGLTWGATLMEWS from the coding sequence ATGAGTGGATTAAAAATATTATCAACTGGTTATTATGCACCACAAAAAGTACTTGATAATTTCGACCTTGAAAAAGTGGTTGAAACATCAGATGAGTGGATCGTCTCTAGAACCGGGATAAAAAGAAGACATATTGCTGAAAATGAAAGTTGCGTAGAACTTGGGTATCAAGCAGCTTTAAAGGCAGTTGAAAAAATAGATAAAAGTAAGATTGGATTGATTATCTGTGCAACAATGACACCCGATTATTTTACTCCCAGCACTGCTTGTTTGATTCAAGAAAGATTAGGTTTGAATGATCAAGAAGTAATGTGCTTTGATTTAAATGCTGCTTGTAGCGGCTTTGTGTATGCCTTAACGGTAGCCCAGGCATTATTACAAAACATGGAAGATAAATATGCTTTAGTCATTGGAAGTGAAGAAATTTCCAAAATAATGGATTTCAAAGATCGCAATACTTGTGTTTTGTTTGGTGATGGGGCTGGAGCCCTTGTAGTTGGAAATGGTGATGGTATTTTTGCTAGCTACAGTAATTCAGCGGGAAATTTAGAAGCATTAAAGGCCCCGGCAATCAGTAAATCTAATCAGGATCATTATTTAACGATGGCTGGGCAGGAAGTGTTTAAGTTTGCAATAAAAGTAATTCCTGAAAGTATTAATGCAATCTTAGAAAAAACAAATTTAACTCTTGATGAGATTGATTACGTTGTCTGTCATCAAGCAAATTATCGGATTATTAAAAATGTATATAAGAAGATGAAGTCTTCAGAAGATAAGTTTTATATGAATTTGCAAGAATATGGGAATACATCAGCAGCTAGCATTCCTTTGGCTTTAGGTGAAATGAATGAAAAAGGAATGTTAAGACCAGGTGACAAAATTATTTGTGTTGGTTTTGGTGGTGGTCTTACTTGGGGCGCAACATTAATGGAATGGAGTTAG